Proteins from one Nakamurella multipartita DSM 44233 genomic window:
- the argS gene encoding arginine--tRNA ligase: MDPVQLADAVRRALTSAVAAGDLAVEVPADIPLDRPKSREHGDYATPVAMKLAKAAHRPPRQIAEIIAAHLADEPGIAGVSIAGPGFLNISVETAAAASLVGRIVADGAAYGHGDALAGRQVNLEFVSANPTGPIHIGGARWAAVGDALGRILSTQGATVIREYYFNDAGAQIDRFARSLLAAARQQPAPEDGYGGDYIVEIAGRITAANPGAPQLPDDQATELYRAQGVELMFDEIKATLHTFRTDFDVYFHENSLHESGAVGQAVQRLKDSGHLTFNDGAWWLNSKAYGDDKDRVVIKSDGQPAYIAGDLAYFLDKRARGFDLCIYMLGADHHGYIARLKAAAAAFGDDPDVVEVLIGQMVNLVRDGEPIRMSKRAGTVITLDDLIEALGVDAARYALIRYSVDTTLDLDLDLWTRQTSDNPVFYVQYAHARLASLARNAADLGIELGLRSGGAYDPALLDTARESELIALLAAWPGVLATAAELREPHRVARYLEDLASGYHKFYDSVRVLPMGDEEAGPATIARLWLCAATRQVLANGLAVLGVDAPERM; encoded by the coding sequence GTGGATCCCGTGCAGTTGGCCGATGCCGTTCGGCGTGCCCTGACGTCGGCGGTCGCCGCCGGCGACCTCGCGGTCGAGGTGCCGGCCGACATTCCGTTGGACCGACCCAAGTCCCGGGAGCACGGCGACTACGCCACCCCGGTGGCGATGAAGCTGGCCAAGGCGGCTCACCGGCCGCCGCGGCAGATCGCCGAGATCATCGCCGCGCACCTGGCCGACGAGCCCGGGATCGCCGGCGTGAGCATCGCCGGGCCGGGCTTTTTGAACATCTCGGTGGAGACCGCGGCCGCCGCCTCGCTGGTCGGCCGGATCGTGGCCGACGGCGCCGCCTACGGCCACGGGGACGCGCTGGCCGGCCGCCAGGTCAACCTGGAGTTCGTCTCGGCCAACCCGACCGGGCCGATCCATATCGGCGGCGCCCGTTGGGCCGCCGTCGGCGACGCGTTGGGCCGGATCCTGAGCACCCAGGGCGCCACGGTCATCCGCGAGTACTACTTCAACGACGCCGGCGCGCAGATCGACCGGTTCGCGCGCTCGCTACTGGCCGCCGCCCGGCAGCAGCCGGCGCCCGAGGACGGTTACGGCGGGGACTACATCGTCGAGATCGCCGGCCGGATCACGGCGGCCAACCCGGGCGCGCCGCAGCTGCCCGACGACCAGGCCACCGAGCTGTACCGCGCGCAGGGCGTCGAGCTGATGTTCGACGAGATCAAGGCCACCCTGCACACCTTCCGCACCGACTTCGACGTCTACTTCCACGAGAACTCGCTGCACGAGAGCGGGGCGGTGGGCCAGGCGGTGCAGCGGCTCAAGGATTCCGGGCACCTGACCTTCAATGACGGCGCCTGGTGGCTGAACTCCAAGGCCTACGGCGACGACAAGGACCGGGTGGTCATCAAGTCCGACGGCCAGCCCGCGTACATCGCCGGCGACCTGGCCTACTTCCTGGACAAGCGGGCCCGCGGCTTCGACCTGTGCATCTACATGCTCGGGGCCGATCACCACGGGTATATCGCCCGGCTCAAGGCCGCCGCCGCCGCGTTCGGCGACGATCCGGATGTGGTCGAGGTGCTCATCGGCCAGATGGTCAACCTGGTCCGCGACGGCGAGCCGATCCGGATGAGCAAGCGCGCCGGCACCGTCATCACCCTGGACGACCTGATCGAGGCGCTCGGGGTGGACGCCGCCCGGTACGCGCTGATCCGCTACTCGGTGGACACCACGCTGGACCTGGACCTGGACCTGTGGACCCGGCAGACCAGCGACAACCCGGTGTTCTACGTCCAGTACGCGCACGCCCGGCTGGCCTCGCTGGCCCGCAATGCGGCCGACCTGGGCATCGAGCTGGGCCTGCGATCGGGAGGGGCCTACGACCCCGCTCTGCTGGACACCGCCCGCGAGTCCGAGCTGATCGCCCTGCTGGCCGCCTGGCCGGGAGTGCTGGCCACCGCCGCAGAGCTGCGCGAACCGCACCGGGTCGCCCGCTACCTGGAGGATCTGGCCTCCGGCTACCACAAGTTCTACGACTCGGTCCGGGTGCTTCCGATGGGTGACGAGGAGGCCGGGCCGGCGACGATCGCCCGGCTGTGGCTGTGTGCCGCCACCCGGCAGGTGCTGGCCAACGGTCTGGCCGTGCTGGGCGTCGACGCGCCGGAGCGGATGTGA
- a CDS encoding DUF305 domain-containing protein, which produces MTNTPPPPDRPAEPAGPGVDPRVDTPAGRAAGERPARSRGMAILLLSAGAVVLLLVGATLGLALSGSFRSAPANPDSSSVDAGFARDMIVHHDQGVLMAHYAELNTEDPEIGVMAYDIGYTQTDQIGQMQGWLSLWDLPESTDATRMSWMQGADHSGHDMAAASSSAGAMTQMSMPAGSTTAGGAATNPSAPQTSADQVPLMPGMATDSEIARLKALRGTESDIYFLQLMIRHHQGGAGMMTYAAEHATNPVVRNFAQKMADSQSAEISVMTQMLQERGAEPLPAPTS; this is translated from the coding sequence ATGACGAACACGCCGCCCCCACCCGACCGGCCCGCCGAACCGGCGGGTCCCGGAGTCGATCCGCGGGTCGACACCCCGGCCGGCCGGGCGGCCGGGGAGCGGCCGGCCCGGTCCCGGGGCATGGCGATCCTGCTGCTGTCGGCCGGCGCGGTCGTGCTGCTGCTGGTCGGCGCCACCCTGGGCCTGGCCCTGAGCGGCAGCTTCCGGTCGGCCCCGGCCAACCCCGACAGTTCCTCGGTGGACGCGGGTTTCGCCCGGGACATGATCGTGCATCACGATCAGGGCGTGCTCATGGCGCATTACGCCGAGCTGAACACCGAGGACCCTGAGATCGGCGTGATGGCCTACGACATCGGCTACACCCAGACCGACCAGATCGGTCAGATGCAGGGCTGGCTGTCGTTGTGGGACCTGCCCGAGTCCACCGACGCGACCCGGATGAGCTGGATGCAGGGCGCCGACCACAGTGGGCACGACATGGCTGCGGCCAGCTCGAGCGCCGGTGCCATGACGCAGATGTCGATGCCCGCCGGGTCGACCACGGCCGGCGGCGCGGCCACCAACCCGAGCGCGCCGCAGACCTCCGCCGATCAGGTTCCGCTGATGCCCGGCATGGCCACCGACAGCGAGATCGCCCGGCTCAAGGCGTTGCGCGGCACCGAGTCCGACATCTACTTCCTGCAACTGATGATCCGTCATCACCAGGGCGGGGCCGGCATGATGACCTACGCCGCCGAGCACGCCACCAACCCGGTGGTGCGCAACTTCGCGCAGAAGATGGCCGACTCGCAGTCGGCCGAGATCTCGGTGATGACCCAGATGCTGCAGGAGCGGGGCGCCGAGCCGCTCCCCGCCCCGACCAGCTGA
- a CDS encoding DUF3105 domain-containing protein, with the protein MVSGKSTKKTRSPAPVVSRRQGLPWLTIGAVLVVVALAAGIFYVVFSKTQEKNAVADALAPWTPSVENPDPSVNIPGIYIGANTPATADGPASYVDYKAAIHINADQRVAYNRYPPVGGPHDGTWANCMGIVYDSAVRSENMVHTLEHGAVWITYNPDTISAADLATLKSLVQGQPFTTLTPYPGLDSTISLQAWAHQLKVDSASDERVKQFVTALRQNRWVYPETGATCQQPSFDVTNPPAFDPNPPGADAVPMSGTGGVVNSTEMSVASSDQSVDATASAPVSTAEAPAATSAVETPSAG; encoded by the coding sequence ATGGTCAGTGGCAAGAGCACGAAGAAGACCCGCAGCCCGGCCCCCGTGGTGAGCCGACGCCAGGGCCTGCCGTGGCTCACGATCGGCGCGGTGCTGGTGGTCGTCGCCCTGGCGGCCGGCATCTTCTACGTCGTCTTCAGCAAGACCCAGGAGAAGAACGCCGTCGCCGACGCGCTCGCCCCGTGGACGCCGTCGGTCGAGAATCCCGATCCGTCGGTGAACATTCCCGGCATCTACATCGGCGCCAACACCCCGGCCACCGCCGACGGGCCGGCCAGCTACGTCGACTACAAGGCCGCGATCCACATCAACGCCGACCAGCGGGTGGCCTACAACCGGTATCCCCCGGTGGGCGGCCCGCACGACGGCACCTGGGCCAACTGCATGGGCATCGTCTACGACAGCGCGGTGCGCAGCGAGAACATGGTGCACACCCTGGAGCACGGCGCCGTCTGGATCACCTACAACCCGGACACCATCTCCGCGGCCGACCTGGCCACCCTCAAGAGCCTGGTGCAGGGCCAGCCGTTCACCACGCTGACCCCCTACCCGGGTCTGGACTCGACGATCTCGCTGCAGGCCTGGGCCCACCAGCTCAAGGTCGACTCGGCCTCCGACGAACGGGTCAAGCAGTTCGTCACCGCGCTGCGGCAGAACCGGTGGGTCTACCCGGAGACCGGCGCGACCTGCCAGCAGCCCTCGTTCGACGTGACCAACCCGCCGGCGTTCGATCCGAACCCGCCGGGGGCCGACGCGGTGCCGATGTCGGGCACCGGCGGCGTGGTCAACTCCACCGAGATGTCGGTGGCCAGCAGTGATCAGTCGGTGGACGCCACCGCGTCCGCCCCCGTGTCCACGGCGGAGGCGCCGGCGGCCACCTCGGCCGTCGAGACACCGAGCGCGGGCTGA
- the lysA gene encoding diaminopimelate decarboxylase has product MRTHPAGPRSGELHPDRPGHGAPTDLNRLDPLVWPRGATRSQDGALNLAGLDARDLTARHGTPLMVIDEADFRSRCQDFADAFGGAASVHYAGKAFLCSEIVRWLADEGLSLDVCTSGELRLALRAGFPPERIALHGSNKSDAELAMAVQHRIGAIVVDSFHEIARLAGLVEDRASDPVPVMIRVTVGVEAHTHEFIATAHEDQKFGFSLTGGDAAEAARRVLALSGLRLIGLHSHIGSQIFDPSGFEVAAHRVVGLLRTIVEEFPAAADTITTLDLGGGLGIAYTSDDDPPAPDVMAKSLIEIVTRECQLAGLTVPAVMVEPGRAIAGPGTVTLYEVGTIKDVTLDGGLTRRYVSVDGGMSDNIRTALYDAEYTVTLASRSSDATPVLSRVVGKHCESGDIVVRECYLPADLAIGDLLAVAATGAYCYAMSSNYNRVPRPAVVAVSGQGTGGSAGTDGAAGGATDRVVLRRETDDDLMLLETR; this is encoded by the coding sequence GTGAGGACGCACCCCGCGGGGCCGCGTTCGGGGGAACTGCACCCCGACCGCCCCGGACACGGAGCCCCCACCGACCTCAACCGGCTCGACCCGCTGGTCTGGCCGCGCGGGGCCACCCGCAGCCAGGACGGGGCCCTGAACCTGGCCGGCCTGGACGCCCGCGACCTGACCGCGCGGCACGGCACCCCGCTGATGGTCATCGACGAGGCCGACTTCCGCAGCCGGTGCCAGGACTTCGCCGACGCGTTCGGCGGCGCGGCCAGCGTGCACTACGCGGGCAAGGCGTTCCTGTGCAGCGAGATCGTGCGCTGGCTGGCCGACGAGGGACTCTCGCTGGACGTGTGCACCTCCGGCGAGCTGCGGCTGGCCCTGCGGGCGGGGTTCCCGCCGGAGCGGATCGCGCTGCACGGTTCCAACAAGTCCGACGCCGAACTGGCCATGGCCGTGCAGCACCGGATCGGCGCGATCGTCGTCGATTCGTTCCACGAGATCGCCCGGCTGGCCGGGCTGGTCGAGGACCGCGCGTCGGATCCGGTGCCGGTGATGATCCGGGTCACCGTCGGCGTCGAGGCCCACACCCACGAGTTCATCGCCACCGCGCACGAGGACCAGAAGTTCGGGTTCTCGCTGACCGGTGGGGACGCGGCCGAGGCGGCCCGCCGGGTGCTGGCCCTGTCCGGTCTGCGGCTGATCGGGCTGCACTCGCACATCGGTTCGCAGATCTTCGACCCGTCCGGCTTCGAGGTGGCCGCGCACCGGGTGGTCGGCCTGCTGCGCACCATCGTGGAGGAATTCCCGGCGGCCGCGGACACCATCACCACCCTGGACCTGGGTGGTGGCCTGGGCATCGCCTACACCTCCGACGACGATCCGCCGGCGCCGGACGTCATGGCCAAGTCGCTGATCGAGATCGTCACCCGCGAGTGCCAGCTGGCCGGGCTGACCGTGCCCGCGGTCATGGTCGAACCGGGGCGGGCCATCGCCGGCCCGGGCACGGTCACCCTCTACGAGGTGGGCACCATCAAGGACGTGACCCTGGACGGCGGGCTGACCCGCCGGTACGTCTCGGTGGACGGCGGGATGAGCGACAACATCCGGACCGCCCTGTACGACGCCGAGTACACGGTCACCCTGGCGTCCCGGTCCTCGGACGCCACCCCGGTGCTGTCCCGGGTCGTCGGCAAGCACTGCGAGAGCGGCGACATCGTCGTCCGCGAGTGCTACCTGCCGGCCGACCTGGCCATCGGCGACCTGCTGGCGGTGGCGGCGACCGGCGCGTACTGCTACGCCATGTCCAGCAACTACAACCGGGTGCCCCGCCCGGCCGTGGTGGCGGTGTCCGGCCAGGGAACCGGCGGATCGGCCGGAACCGACGGAGCTGCCGGCGGTGCCACCGACCGGGTGGTGCTGCGCCGCGAGACCGACGACGACCTGATGCTCTTGGAGACCCGGTGA
- a CDS encoding DUF3592 domain-containing protein — protein sequence MTSTTPDRPAPRNRLMIIVGAVFLAVGLILGVVFVLIGSKDYSAYTGRAQATVVDVQEHTTRSNGSTKTSRDFDVQFAVDGQIYRIDDIGGIRTGGDPAVGDVVAVAFPPARPADAVWASTVEGGASLLLWAGLGMAVLFGGLGAVILVLGLRRRAGAAGPVPAGTGPGPLPGDPGAAADIGRPWTFDEVVGDLARRTAGTPYTVDRQGPSVTVRVDLADQRWWALLQRQGLTKSYSTTLTPVAAAKAARSDLLSELEWSAGLDGRLQPRLTGRGSAVGGRVWAVGTEKIWALGPDGVSKVVDYTLDSGELQSLIKTTLGRAGWSTAFDTQSRIGLWVGGIAAVGALVAVVAVLVL from the coding sequence ATGACCAGCACCACGCCCGACCGACCCGCGCCCCGCAACCGACTGATGATCATCGTCGGTGCAGTTTTCCTGGCCGTCGGCCTGATCCTGGGCGTGGTGTTCGTCCTGATCGGGTCCAAGGACTACTCCGCCTACACCGGACGGGCCCAGGCCACCGTGGTGGACGTGCAGGAGCACACCACCCGCAGCAACGGCTCGACCAAGACCAGCCGGGACTTCGACGTCCAGTTCGCCGTCGACGGGCAGATCTACCGGATCGACGACATCGGCGGCATCCGGACCGGCGGCGACCCGGCCGTCGGCGACGTGGTCGCCGTGGCCTTCCCGCCCGCGCGGCCGGCGGACGCGGTGTGGGCCAGCACCGTCGAGGGCGGCGCGTCCCTGCTGCTGTGGGCCGGACTGGGCATGGCGGTGCTGTTCGGCGGTCTGGGCGCGGTCATCCTGGTGCTCGGCCTGCGCCGCCGGGCCGGCGCGGCCGGACCGGTGCCCGCCGGCACCGGCCCGGGGCCCCTCCCCGGCGATCCCGGGGCGGCCGCCGACATCGGCCGGCCCTGGACCTTCGACGAGGTGGTGGGCGACCTGGCCCGCCGGACCGCGGGCACGCCGTACACGGTGGACCGCCAGGGTCCGTCGGTCACCGTCCGGGTCGACCTGGCCGACCAACGCTGGTGGGCGCTGCTGCAGCGGCAGGGGTTGACCAAGTCGTACTCCACCACCCTGACCCCGGTCGCTGCGGCCAAGGCGGCCCGGTCGGATCTGCTCAGTGAGCTCGAGTGGTCGGCCGGCCTGGACGGTCGCCTGCAGCCGCGGCTGACCGGCCGCGGGTCGGCGGTCGGCGGGCGGGTGTGGGCCGTGGGCACCGAGAAGATCTGGGCTCTGGGCCCCGACGGGGTCAGCAAGGTCGTCGACTACACGCTGGACTCGGGCGAGCTGCAATCCCTGATCAAGACGACGCTGGGGCGGGCCGGGTGGAGCACCGCGTTCGACACCCAGTCCCGGATCGGACTGTGGGTGGGCGGCATCGCCGCGGTCGGGGCCCTGGTGGCCGTCGTCGCCGTTCTCGTGCTCTGA
- the thrC gene encoding threonine synthase — MDAPVSDASVTGIAGGAGAGWPGLIAAYADRVAVPPGARVVTLLEGGTPLLPAHTLSDRLGVQVYLKVEGANPTGSFKDRGMTVAVTHALARGARAVICASTGNTSASAAAYAARAGLTSAVLIPQGKIASGKLAQAVAYGARILQVEGNFDDCLELARKTAATTDEIELVNSVNPVRIEGQKTAAFEICDVLGRAPDVHFLPVGNAGNITAYWKGYREYHADGVIDALPRMFGFQAAGAAPLVLGHPVRDPDTIATAIRIGAPASWSGAIGARDESGGLIDMVTDDQILDAYRLLASTEGVFVEPASAASVAGLTATVADGRLPAGSLVVCTVTGNGLKDPDTAMSFMTEPVVLPVAAEAVTDALGLTG; from the coding sequence ATGGATGCACCCGTGTCGGACGCGAGCGTGACCGGGATCGCCGGCGGGGCCGGGGCCGGGTGGCCGGGGCTGATCGCCGCCTACGCCGACCGGGTCGCCGTGCCGCCCGGGGCCCGGGTGGTCACGTTGCTGGAGGGCGGCACGCCGCTGCTGCCGGCGCACACCCTGTCCGACCGGCTGGGCGTGCAGGTCTACCTCAAGGTCGAGGGGGCCAACCCGACCGGCTCGTTCAAGGACCGGGGGATGACGGTCGCGGTCACCCACGCGCTGGCCCGCGGTGCCCGCGCGGTGATCTGCGCCTCCACCGGCAACACCTCGGCCTCGGCGGCCGCCTATGCGGCCCGGGCCGGACTGACCAGCGCGGTGCTGATCCCGCAGGGCAAGATCGCCAGCGGCAAGCTGGCCCAGGCCGTGGCCTACGGGGCCCGGATCCTGCAGGTCGAGGGCAACTTCGACGACTGCCTGGAGCTGGCCCGCAAGACCGCGGCCACCACCGACGAGATCGAGCTGGTGAACTCGGTCAACCCGGTGCGGATCGAAGGGCAGAAGACCGCCGCGTTCGAGATCTGCGACGTGCTGGGCCGGGCCCCGGACGTGCACTTCCTGCCGGTCGGCAACGCGGGCAACATCACCGCGTACTGGAAGGGGTACCGCGAGTACCACGCGGACGGCGTCATCGACGCTCTGCCCCGGATGTTCGGCTTCCAGGCCGCCGGCGCCGCGCCGCTGGTGCTGGGCCATCCGGTGCGCGACCCGGACACCATCGCGACCGCGATCCGGATCGGCGCCCCGGCGTCTTGGAGCGGGGCGATCGGCGCCCGGGACGAGTCCGGCGGTCTGATCGACATGGTCACCGACGACCAGATCCTGGACGCCTACCGGCTGCTCGCCTCGACCGAGGGCGTCTTCGTCGAGCCCGCGTCGGCCGCGTCGGTGGCCGGGCTGACCGCCACCGTCGCCGACGGCCGGTTGCCGGCCGGGTCGCTGGTGGTCTGCACCGTCACCGGCAACGGGCTCAAGGACCCGGACACCGCGATGTCGTTCATGACCGAACCGGTCGTCCTGCCGGTCGCGGCCGAGGCGGTCACCGACGCCCTGGGGCTCACCGGATGA
- the thrB gene encoding homoserine kinase, whose protein sequence is MTHGDGPSFALQVPATSANLGPGFDSFGLALARYDEVTVCRTDGPLEVWVSGHGAGQVPLDGRHLVVRAMTEACHAAGIELPGVRLTCLNRIPHGGGLGSSASAIVAGLLLGRELAAAAGAPRLTDETVLALGTAMEGHPDNVAPALFGGFTLAFTDDTGQPVAIRREVHPDIRVVVFAAEEASSTHHTRGLLPATVPHADASANAAAAAVLVHALTCDPAFLYAGTRDRLHQHYRAASMPATAQLMAELREAGYAAVVSGAGPSVIALVTGEFDVSRWRRAGFDVDFVPVCTTGAHLLP, encoded by the coding sequence ATGACCCACGGCGACGGGCCGTCGTTCGCCCTGCAGGTCCCGGCCACCTCGGCCAACCTCGGACCGGGGTTCGACAGTTTCGGGCTGGCGCTGGCCCGCTACGACGAGGTCACCGTGTGCCGTACGGACGGTCCGCTCGAGGTCTGGGTGTCCGGCCACGGCGCCGGGCAGGTCCCGCTGGACGGGCGGCACCTGGTCGTCCGGGCGATGACCGAGGCCTGCCACGCCGCCGGGATCGAGCTGCCCGGGGTCCGGCTGACCTGCCTGAATCGGATCCCGCACGGCGGGGGACTGGGCTCCTCGGCCTCGGCCATCGTCGCCGGGCTGCTGCTGGGCCGGGAGCTGGCCGCCGCGGCCGGCGCCCCGCGGTTGACCGACGAGACGGTGCTGGCCCTGGGCACGGCGATGGAGGGCCATCCCGACAACGTTGCCCCCGCGCTGTTCGGCGGTTTCACCCTGGCCTTCACCGACGACACCGGGCAGCCGGTCGCGATCCGCCGGGAGGTGCACCCCGACATCCGGGTGGTCGTCTTCGCGGCCGAGGAGGCCAGCTCCACGCACCACACCCGCGGGCTGCTGCCGGCAACCGTGCCGCACGCCGACGCCAGCGCCAACGCCGCCGCCGCCGCGGTGCTCGTGCACGCTCTGACCTGCGATCCGGCCTTCCTGTACGCCGGTACCCGGGACCGATTGCACCAGCACTATCGCGCCGCGTCGATGCCGGCGACGGCGCAGCTGATGGCCGAGCTGCGCGAGGCCGGGTACGCCGCGGTGGTCTCCGGGGCCGGGCCGTCCGTGATCGCCCTGGTCACCGGCGAGTTCGACGTCTCTCGTTGGCGGCGAGCGGGTTTCGACGTCGACTTCGTGCCGGTCTGCACCACCGGCGCCCACCTGCTGCCGTAG
- a CDS encoding homoserine dehydrogenase: MSAGSTRAVRVGVLGAGVVGSQVVRLLIEQADELTARVGATLELAAVAVRRPERHADIPAALLTTDAAAVVADPEIDVVVEVIGGIEPTKDLLLTALNRGAGVVTANKALLAEHGPQLYQAADAAGADLYYEAAVAGAIPLIRPLRESLAGDRIQRIMGIVNGTTNFILSAMVESGMGYQEALAEATRLGYAEADPTADVDGFDAAAKAAILASIGFHTRVGASDVYREGIAAVSAADIAAAREIGCTVKLLAICERVPGPDGSPGGDAVSARVHPVMMPTSHPLATVDGAYNAVYVEAEAAGRLMFYGPGAGGAPTASAVLGDLVAVARNRVAGGRGPRESSYAALPILPMGDVLAKYHISLDVDDKAGVLAAVATAFADAGVSISTVRQEGRGDDARLVVVTHSAPDAALASTVRRLADLDSVRAVTSVMRVTGDMR; the protein is encoded by the coding sequence ATGAGCGCGGGTTCGACCCGGGCCGTGCGGGTCGGCGTGCTGGGTGCCGGCGTGGTCGGGTCCCAGGTGGTCCGCCTGCTGATCGAGCAGGCCGACGAGCTGACCGCGCGGGTCGGCGCGACGCTGGAGCTGGCCGCGGTGGCCGTGCGCCGCCCCGAGCGGCACGCCGACATCCCCGCCGCGCTGCTGACCACCGACGCCGCCGCGGTGGTCGCCGACCCGGAGATCGACGTCGTGGTCGAGGTGATCGGCGGCATCGAGCCCACCAAGGACCTGCTGCTGACCGCGCTGAACCGCGGCGCCGGCGTGGTCACCGCGAACAAGGCCCTGCTGGCCGAGCACGGGCCGCAGCTGTACCAGGCGGCGGACGCGGCCGGTGCGGACCTGTACTACGAGGCCGCCGTGGCCGGCGCCATCCCGCTGATCCGGCCGCTGCGCGAGTCGCTGGCCGGTGACCGGATCCAGCGGATCATGGGCATCGTCAACGGCACCACCAACTTCATCCTCTCGGCCATGGTGGAAAGCGGGATGGGCTACCAGGAGGCGCTGGCCGAGGCGACCCGGCTGGGTTACGCCGAGGCCGACCCGACCGCCGACGTGGACGGGTTCGACGCCGCGGCCAAGGCCGCCATCCTGGCCTCCATCGGCTTTCACACCCGGGTCGGCGCCTCCGACGTCTACCGCGAGGGCATCGCCGCGGTGTCCGCCGCCGACATCGCCGCCGCGCGTGAGATCGGCTGCACGGTGAAGCTTCTGGCCATCTGCGAGCGGGTCCCCGGGCCCGACGGCAGCCCCGGCGGGGACGCCGTCTCGGCCCGCGTGCACCCGGTCATGATGCCGACCAGCCACCCACTGGCCACCGTCGACGGCGCCTACAATGCCGTCTACGTGGAGGCCGAGGCGGCCGGCCGGTTGATGTTCTACGGGCCCGGCGCCGGCGGGGCGCCGACCGCGTCGGCCGTGCTGGGCGACCTGGTCGCGGTGGCCCGCAACCGGGTCGCCGGCGGGCGCGGGCCGCGCGAATCCTCCTACGCGGCCCTGCCGATCCTGCCGATGGGCGACGTGCTGGCCAAGTACCACATCAGCCTGGACGTGGACGACAAGGCCGGCGTGCTGGCCGCGGTGGCGACCGCATTCGCCGATGCCGGGGTGTCGATCTCGACGGTCCGGCAGGAGGGCCGAGGGGACGACGCCCGGCTGGTCGTGGTGACCCACAGCGCACCGGACGCCGCCCTGGCCTCCACGGTGCGGCGGCTGGCCGACCTGGATTCGGTCCGCGCGGTCACCTCGGTGATGCGGGTGACCGGAGACATGCGATGA